The Firmicutes bacterium HGW-Firmicutes-1 genome includes a window with the following:
- a CDS encoding menaquinone biosynthesis decarboxylase: MAYKDLQEFIEQLEGKELLKRIKAEVDPELEITEITDRVSKNYGPALLFERVKGSDFPVLINAMGTYERMSMALGVEKLDDIGQDIDEFIDMTNYLGLMNKFKSVPRLTRMASIFPIKLPIKGACQQIIEHEPDLFKLPVLKCWPGDAGRFITLPLVFTKDPISGIQNVGMYRLQVFDKNSTGMHWHMHKDGREIYEHYKALGGRMPVSVALGCDPAITYAATAPLPSMIDEMMFAGFLRKLPVKLVKSITNDIYVPADAEFILEGYVDVEEDLRLEGPFGDHTGYYSLADYYPVFHVTCITHKKNPVYPTTIVGKPPMEDCYMGKATERIFLPLIKMQLPEIVDINFPLEGVFHNCVIVSIKKRYPGHARKVMNALWGMGQMMYTKMIIVVDENIKPSDLSTVAWKVFNNIDAKRDLVISEGPLDALDHASVLPHYGHRVGVDATKKWTSEGHSREWPDDIEMSEDIKALVSRKWAEYGFE; encoded by the coding sequence ATGGCATATAAAGATTTGCAAGAATTTATAGAACAGCTAGAAGGAAAAGAATTGTTAAAAAGAATAAAAGCAGAAGTAGATCCTGAGCTGGAAATCACTGAAATTACTGACCGAGTCTCTAAGAACTATGGTCCAGCATTGCTTTTTGAACGGGTTAAAGGTTCGGATTTCCCGGTGCTAATCAATGCCATGGGAACTTATGAAAGAATGAGTATGGCGTTGGGTGTTGAAAAATTGGATGATATCGGACAAGATATAGATGAATTCATCGATATGACAAATTATCTTGGACTTATGAATAAGTTTAAATCTGTACCAAGATTAACTAGAATGGCGTCTATATTTCCAATAAAATTGCCTATAAAAGGAGCGTGCCAACAAATCATTGAACATGAACCTGATCTGTTCAAGCTCCCTGTTTTAAAATGCTGGCCAGGTGATGCAGGTAGATTTATTACGTTACCACTCGTTTTCACCAAAGACCCTATAAGTGGCATACAAAATGTGGGTATGTATCGATTGCAAGTCTTTGATAAAAACAGTACAGGCATGCATTGGCACATGCATAAGGATGGACGAGAAATATATGAGCATTATAAAGCACTTGGAGGTAGAATGCCTGTTTCGGTTGCACTTGGCTGCGATCCAGCAATCACTTATGCAGCTACCGCACCTCTTCCAAGTATGATTGATGAGATGATGTTTGCAGGCTTTTTAAGGAAACTACCAGTGAAGCTCGTTAAGTCAATTACGAACGATATTTATGTACCTGCAGATGCAGAATTTATTTTAGAAGGCTATGTGGATGTGGAAGAAGATCTGCGCTTAGAAGGGCCTTTCGGAGACCATACAGGTTATTATTCTCTTGCAGATTATTATCCTGTTTTTCATGTAACCTGCATAACGCACAAGAAAAATCCTGTCTATCCAACGACGATCGTAGGTAAACCACCTATGGAGGATTGTTATATGGGCAAGGCTACTGAACGGATTTTTCTGCCACTTATTAAAATGCAACTTCCTGAAATTGTAGATATCAACTTTCCCTTAGAAGGTGTATTTCATAATTGTGTAATTGTTTCAATAAAAAAACGATATCCTGGGCATGCCAGAAAAGTGATGAATGCGCTTTGGGGTATGGGACAAATGATGTATACAAAAATGATCATTGTAGTGGATGAAAATATTAAACCAAGTGATTTGAGTACTGTTGCTTGGAAAGTCTTTAATAATATTGATGCGAAAAGAGATCTTGTGATTTCGGAAGGACCTTTAGATGCCCTTGATCACGCTTCTGTGCTACCTCACTATGGACATAGAGTAGGCGTTGATGCTACAAAAAAATGGACCAGTGAAGGGCATAGCCGAGAGTGGCCAGACGATATTGAGATGTCTGAGGATATAAAAGCTCTTGTGTCTAGAAAGTGGGCTGAGTATGGGTTTGAATAA
- a CDS encoding polynucleotide adenylyltransferase: protein MKINLPNNVNEIIRKLDEYGYEAYAVGGCVRDSILGVSPDDWDITTSALPGQVKKLFKKTVDTGLKHGTVTVFINQIPYEVTTYRIDGVYEDHRKPMDVEFTLEVVEDLRRRDFTMNAMAYNEKNGLVDVYFGIEDIKRQIVRCVGSPSERFNEDALRMLRAIRFCAKLGFEMDEATEAAIIQCAPLIEKISGERIHMEMTKILISNNPHFIEKLTSLGLMAYIIPEFMKNVGVEQHNKHHIYTVDNHIYEAIKNVEASETLRWTLLLHDIGKGYCKTIDDEGVGHFYNHPKLSVIIAKEVLNRLRFDNKTISDILKLIEHHDYRIEADMKQVRTAINKIGEELFEEYIKVQRADIRAQNPAYMEEHLTRLDEILVCYREIIESRQCTSLKDLQINGKDLTDLGLPQGKTIGLILNQLLEMVIEEPGHNNRDWLLNRALQLNKEN, encoded by the coding sequence TTGAAAATTAATTTACCAAACAATGTAAATGAGATAATCAGAAAACTTGATGAGTATGGCTATGAGGCTTATGCTGTGGGAGGTTGTGTTAGAGATTCTATTCTTGGGGTAAGCCCTGACGATTGGGATATTACAACCTCTGCTTTGCCTGGGCAGGTTAAGAAACTCTTCAAAAAAACGGTAGATACTGGACTTAAGCATGGAACAGTGACAGTTTTTATAAATCAAATTCCTTATGAGGTTACAACCTATCGAATTGATGGAGTTTATGAAGATCACCGCAAACCAATGGACGTAGAGTTTACACTGGAAGTAGTTGAAGACTTAAGGCGTCGGGATTTTACAATGAATGCAATGGCATATAATGAAAAAAATGGTCTTGTTGATGTTTATTTTGGAATAGAAGATATAAAACGTCAGATTGTACGTTGCGTTGGAAGTCCAAGTGAACGATTTAATGAGGATGCTTTAAGAATGTTACGGGCAATACGTTTTTGTGCAAAACTAGGTTTTGAAATGGATGAAGCAACGGAAGCGGCTATCATACAATGTGCACCACTCATAGAAAAAATTAGTGGTGAGCGTATTCATATGGAGATGACTAAAATACTCATATCAAATAATCCACATTTTATAGAAAAGTTGACCTCATTAGGTTTAATGGCTTATATTATACCAGAATTTATGAAGAATGTAGGTGTTGAGCAACACAATAAGCATCATATTTACACAGTTGATAATCACATTTATGAAGCAATAAAAAATGTGGAAGCGAGCGAAACGCTACGCTGGACCTTGCTACTTCACGATATTGGAAAAGGATATTGTAAAACAATAGATGATGAAGGGGTCGGTCATTTTTACAATCATCCGAAGCTCAGCGTTATAATAGCAAAAGAAGTTCTGAATCGATTAAGATTTGACAACAAAACAATATCAGATATATTGAAACTGATTGAACATCATGATTATCGCATTGAGGCTGATATGAAGCAAGTGCGAACGGCGATTAATAAAATTGGTGAAGAGCTATTTGAAGAGTATATAAAGGTGCAAAGAGCAGATATAAGGGCACAAAACCCAGCGTACATGGAAGAACATCTAACAAGACTAGATGAAATTCTCGTTTGCTATAGAGAAATAATTGAATCTAGACAATGCACCTCACTTAAGGATTTGCAAATTAACGGAAAAGATTTAACCGATTTAGGGCTACCCCAAGGAAAGACAATAGGACTAATTTTAAATCAATTGCTAGAAATGGTTATTGAAGAACCTGGCCATAATAATAGGGATTGGCTTCTAAATAGGGCGTTACAACTTAATAAAGAGAACTGA
- a CDS encoding pyridoxamine 5'-phosphate oxidase: MTKPDIIKIMNNNPAFFLATVEGNQPRVRGMLLYKADESGIIFHTGIMKDVYSQIINNPKAELCFNDFKEGIQVRVRGELELIDNNDLKDEICEHPSRTFLKPWRESGELEDFYKTFAVFSLKNGVAITWTIQTNFAPKDNIYL; this comes from the coding sequence ATGACGAAACCCGATATAATCAAAATCATGAATAATAACCCCGCTTTCTTTTTAGCAACAGTTGAAGGCAATCAACCTAGAGTACGAGGAATGTTGCTCTATAAAGCTGATGAATCCGGAATTATTTTTCATACAGGAATCATGAAAGATGTATATTCTCAAATTATTAACAATCCAAAGGCAGAACTATGCTTTAATGATTTTAAAGAAGGAATACAAGTAAGAGTAAGAGGCGAATTAGAGTTAATCGATAATAATGATTTAAAAGATGAAATTTGCGAACATCCTTCACGTACATTTTTAAAACCCTGGAGGGAAAGCGGTGAATTAGAGGACTTCTACAAGACATTTGCCGTTTTTAGTTTAAAAAATGGAGTTGCTATAACGTGGACTATACAGACAAACTTTGCACCTAAAGATAATATTTATTTATAA
- a CDS encoding 4-hydroxybenzoate octaprenyltransferase encodes MGLNKWLQRFFKKVKDYGTLVMFSHTIFSLSFALISMLLASRGKLPLATIFWILIAFMGARTGANALNRVIDAEIDKRNPRTATRQVPQGVMKKQEVIVFSSICFLIMVFAAAMLNTLCLLLSPIALFLLISYSYTKRFTYLCHLILGITSAAAPVGAWIAVTGSFSWIALVMGAANTLWVAGFDVIYGSQDYKFDTENKLHSIPVKFGVKNGLRIAGFFHAIALICLVMVGLLSEELSVIYYVGLIIITALFILEHRLVSPDNLTHVKIASYSINQMISVVFLIMGVVDALL; translated from the coding sequence ATGGGTTTGAATAAATGGTTGCAGAGGTTTTTCAAGAAGGTTAAAGACTACGGGACACTTGTCATGTTTTCTCATACGATTTTTTCGCTGTCCTTTGCCCTTATTTCGATGCTACTTGCAAGTAGGGGTAAACTTCCTCTAGCTACCATATTCTGGATACTGATAGCGTTTATGGGTGCAAGAACTGGTGCAAATGCTCTTAATAGGGTAATAGATGCAGAAATTGACAAGAGGAATCCTAGAACAGCAACTCGTCAAGTCCCCCAAGGCGTAATGAAGAAACAAGAGGTTATTGTTTTTTCATCTATATGCTTTTTAATTATGGTTTTTGCTGCAGCAATGCTTAACACGTTGTGTTTATTGCTATCACCCATTGCGCTTTTTTTATTGATTAGCTATTCCTATACGAAAAGGTTCACGTATCTTTGTCATTTAATCCTTGGAATTACTTCTGCCGCAGCACCAGTTGGTGCTTGGATAGCGGTTACAGGAAGTTTTTCTTGGATTGCTCTAGTGATGGGGGCTGCTAATACATTATGGGTTGCAGGCTTTGACGTTATCTATGGCTCTCAAGATTATAAGTTTGATACTGAAAATAAACTTCATTCCATACCAGTAAAATTTGGTGTAAAAAATGGCTTGCGTATTGCTGGTTTTTTTCATGCAATTGCCTTAATATGTTTGGTGATGGTTGGCTTGTTGAGTGAAGAGCTTAGCGTTATTTATTATGTAGGTTTGATTATTATAACAGCTTTGTTTATTCTTGAGCATAGATTGGTTTCACCAGATAATTTAACCCATGTAAAAATTGCTTCCTATAGCATCAATCAAATGATAAGTGTGGTGTTTTTGATCATGGGTGTTGTAGATGCGCTGTTGTAA
- a CDS encoding AraC family transcriptional regulator produces MQSGINNLKMIQNLVGDITESDLKYVDYYISEHFGIFIPSVGCCEYAIKLNHTHPSYSFVLSFSEDLSIFKPEIKLKPKHYSMAALSPNIPHEEKLNETFIRYIALFISKEFYEKEYLIYSNKKPNEYIWKQFLIDYDIMIYLKKFMSEYDNKTCGYKNILESLSLLITNQLIRSLLNVNVATEVITDKIEMNRVVEYMHQHYGKKLSNLQLAKIANMSESHFIRVFKKETNMSPIEYLVRLRIDKAKKLLKSASKNITEISLMCGFNSPSHFSSSFVQHENITPSEFLSMYLIH; encoded by the coding sequence ATGCAATCAGGCATAAACAATCTTAAGATGATTCAAAACCTTGTCGGTGACATTACTGAAAGTGACCTTAAATATGTTGATTACTATATTTCTGAACACTTTGGAATCTTTATTCCTAGTGTTGGATGCTGTGAATATGCGATTAAGCTTAATCATACACATCCATCTTATTCTTTTGTACTATCGTTTTCGGAAGATCTAAGCATTTTCAAGCCTGAGATAAAGCTAAAACCAAAACATTATTCAATGGCAGCATTATCACCAAACATACCACATGAAGAAAAGTTAAACGAAACATTTATCCGATATATCGCATTGTTCATTTCAAAAGAATTTTATGAAAAAGAATACTTGATTTATTCAAATAAAAAACCAAACGAATACATATGGAAACAGTTTTTAATTGATTATGATATTATGATTTATTTAAAGAAATTCATGTCGGAGTATGACAATAAAACTTGTGGATATAAAAACATATTAGAATCACTATCCTTACTAATTACAAATCAATTAATTAGAAGCCTCTTAAATGTAAATGTAGCAACTGAAGTTATCACTGATAAAATCGAGATGAACAGAGTAGTAGAATATATGCATCAACATTATGGTAAAAAGCTTTCTAACTTACAACTTGCTAAAATAGCTAACATGTCAGAATCCCATTTTATACGTGTGTTTAAAAAAGAAACAAATATGTCTCCCATCGAATATTTAGTTCGATTACGTATAGATAAAGCAAAGAAATTATTAAAAAGCGCTTCTAAAAACATAACCGAAATATCTCTAATGTGTGGCTTTAATAGTCCTTCCCATTTTTCCTCAAGCTTTGTTCAGCATGAGAATATTACACCCTCTGAATTTCTAAGTATGTATTTAATACATTGA
- a CDS encoding ABC transporter ATP-binding protein, with product MIEIKDFTKVYHLTKKQMKEQKLKANQKIAVDNINFVAKEGQIFGLLGPNGAGKTTTLRSIATLLKPTKGEIMVQGFDVIKDPTEVRRRIGFLTNELKLDTHFTPAYTMSFFGKLHSMETKDIENRTAELFEHFGIKEFANKKISDLSTGMMQKLSIAVSLIHDPEVVIFDEPTNGLDIITARAVTDYLQKLKEQGKLIIVSTHIMTVAEKLCDKVAIIIGGKKVADGTIPEVLKQTNTTNLEDAFFELYKVNVGEGA from the coding sequence TTGATAGAAATTAAGGATTTTACAAAAGTTTATCATTTAACTAAAAAGCAAATGAAGGAACAAAAATTAAAGGCAAATCAGAAGATAGCTGTTGACAACATTAATTTTGTTGCAAAGGAAGGTCAAATCTTTGGTTTGCTCGGACCAAATGGAGCTGGTAAAACAACAACACTTCGAAGCATCGCAACTTTACTTAAACCAACTAAGGGTGAAATCATGGTTCAAGGCTTTGATGTTATAAAGGATCCAACAGAGGTAAGAAGAAGAATCGGCTTTTTGACTAATGAACTAAAGTTGGATACCCACTTTACACCTGCCTATACGATGTCGTTTTTTGGTAAGCTTCATAGTATGGAGACAAAGGATATAGAGAATAGAACAGCTGAATTATTCGAACATTTTGGTATCAAGGAGTTTGCGAACAAGAAGATTAGTGACTTATCTACAGGTATGATGCAGAAGCTATCTATAGCGGTTAGTTTGATACACGATCCTGAGGTGGTTATATTTGATGAGCCAACGAATGGATTAGATATTATTACTGCTAGGGCAGTTACGGATTATCTACAAAAGCTAAAGGAACAAGGTAAATTGATAATTGTATCCACACATATTATGACAGTTGCAGAAAAACTGTGTGATAAGGTAGCGATTATAATTGGTGGAAAGAAGGTTGCGGATGGTACGATTCCTGAGGTACTTAAGCAAACGAATACGACTAATTTAGAAGATGCCTTTTTTGAATTATATAAAGTAAATGTTGGGGAGGGTGCATAA
- a CDS encoding rubrerythrin family protein → MVMQKVDPELKKMLLQEQRNEMTGHLIYKKISSRIKDVDNSQILKDISEDELSHYNQFKSITGEDAKPYMIKVYFFYFVSMLFGLTFGVKLLEKTEIQGQKIYTKYQGDLPLLTTVLEEEEKHEKELIDMLNEEKLNYIGSIVLGLNDALVELTGALAGFTFAFQNTRIIALTGLITGISASFSMAASEYLSKKQEEGSAEAGKAAVYTGIAYVLTVVSLISPFLLLQDPFISLIVTLGIAVLIILVFNYYVSVAKDYDFKKRFIEMVVISLGVSAISFIVGILVKQVFNIEM, encoded by the coding sequence ATGGTAATGCAAAAGGTAGATCCAGAATTGAAAAAGATGTTATTACAGGAACAAAGAAATGAGATGACAGGTCATTTAATATATAAGAAAATTAGCAGCAGAATTAAAGATGTTGACAATTCTCAAATTCTAAAAGATATCAGTGAAGATGAACTCAGCCATTATAATCAATTTAAAAGTATAACAGGTGAAGATGCTAAACCATATATGATAAAGGTTTATTTTTTCTATTTTGTTAGTATGCTTTTTGGTTTGACTTTTGGAGTTAAGCTGTTGGAAAAAACAGAAATTCAAGGTCAAAAAATCTATACAAAGTATCAAGGGGACTTACCCTTATTAACAACTGTTTTAGAAGAAGAAGAAAAACATGAAAAAGAACTAATCGACATGCTGAATGAAGAAAAGCTTAACTATATTGGTTCTATTGTTTTGGGCTTAAATGATGCGTTGGTTGAACTTACTGGAGCTCTAGCGGGTTTTACATTTGCATTTCAAAATACTAGAATCATTGCGTTAACAGGTTTGATTACTGGAATCAGTGCTTCTTTTTCAATGGCCGCCTCCGAATACTTGTCAAAGAAACAAGAAGAAGGTAGCGCAGAGGCAGGAAAGGCAGCTGTTTATACAGGAATTGCTTATGTTTTAACAGTAGTTTCACTAATTTCACCGTTTTTACTTCTACAAGATCCCTTTATAAGTCTAATTGTAACCTTGGGGATTGCTGTACTAATCATACTTGTGTTTAATTACTATGTATCCGTTGCCAAGGATTATGATTTTAAGAAAAGGTTTATAGAAATGGTTGTAATTAGCTTAGGTGTTTCAGCAATATCTTTTATAGTGGGAATATTGGTCAAACAAGTATTCAATATTGAAATGTAG
- a CDS encoding transcriptional regulator, with amino-acid sequence MGQMIINLDVMMAKKKIGLTELAQAVGITNANLSILKNNKAKAIRFSTLEAICHVLECQPGDILEYREDV; translated from the coding sequence ATGGGTCAAATGATTATTAATCTAGATGTCATGATGGCAAAAAAGAAAATTGGTCTCACGGAACTCGCTCAAGCAGTTGGTATTACAAATGCTAACTTATCAATATTGAAAAACAACAAAGCTAAAGCGATCCGATTTTCAACCCTAGAAGCGATTTGTCACGTGTTAGAATGTCAACCTGGAGATATTTTAGAATATAGAGAGGATGTGTAA
- a CDS encoding aromatic acid decarboxylase encodes MKKIVIGITGASGSIYGKRMVEVLLEMGYELHVICTDNGKKVMQYETGTDLVAWIGSLKEKYASIHLEDIEDMFSGVASGSYPYDAVIILPCSMGTLAEISQGYAKNLLTRAADVALKENRKLILVPRETPLNAIHLENMLKLSRLGVTLIPAMPGFYHHPETVQDLVDFVIGKILDYLSIENNMFKKWGNV; translated from the coding sequence ATGAAAAAAATAGTGATAGGTATTACAGGCGCTAGTGGGAGTATTTATGGAAAGCGCATGGTTGAGGTATTGCTGGAAATGGGCTATGAGCTCCATGTAATTTGTACAGACAATGGTAAAAAAGTTATGCAATACGAAACAGGCACGGATCTAGTAGCTTGGATTGGGAGCTTAAAGGAAAAATATGCATCTATACACTTAGAGGATATCGAGGATATGTTCTCTGGAGTTGCCAGTGGTTCATATCCTTATGATGCTGTTATCATTCTCCCATGTTCTATGGGTACACTGGCAGAAATCAGTCAAGGCTATGCAAAAAATCTATTAACTAGAGCAGCAGATGTTGCTTTGAAGGAAAACAGAAAATTGATTCTTGTACCTAGAGAAACGCCTTTAAATGCGATACATTTAGAAAATATGTTGAAATTATCAAGATTAGGCGTGACACTTATACCTGCTATGCCTGGTTTTTATCACCATCCAGAAACAGTTCAGGATTTAGTCGATTTTGTTATAGGAAAGATTTTAGATTATTTATCAATTGAAAATAATATGTTTAAGAAATGGGGAAATGTATAA
- a CDS encoding class D sortase — protein MLSLGFMILGIGFVSFALFNKWTLSNMAIEVTPDRLLATDLLNPDYFTALTVGDASTTLDSSFAPVPSEILYSDYPQTGDTIGILTIPALKQEFSILQGTGNEELKKGVGHFIQSVLPGQEDNCVLSGHNDTVFSQIEKLVLGDLLIVETSEGIFFYEVSSTRIVDKDDKTVIVPTDAAVLTLTTCYPFITIGDAPDRYIVIANLIKNK, from the coding sequence ATGCTATCCTTGGGATTTATGATTTTGGGCATAGGATTTGTCTCCTTTGCGCTGTTTAATAAGTGGACCCTGTCTAATATGGCTATTGAAGTTACCCCTGATCGTTTGCTGGCTACGGATTTGTTGAATCCGGATTATTTCACCGCCTTAACTGTTGGGGATGCTTCAACGACGTTAGATTCTTCATTTGCACCAGTACCAAGTGAAATCCTTTACTCGGATTATCCTCAGACAGGTGATACGATTGGTATTTTGACGATACCAGCTTTAAAACAGGAATTTTCGATATTACAAGGGACTGGTAATGAGGAGCTTAAGAAAGGTGTAGGACACTTCATCCAAAGCGTGCTACCTGGGCAAGAAGATAATTGTGTGTTGTCAGGACATAATGACACGGTCTTCAGCCAAATAGAGAAATTGGTGCTAGGGGATCTATTGATCGTAGAAACATCTGAGGGTATATTCTTCTATGAAGTCAGTAGCACTCGGATCGTCGATAAAGACGACAAAACAGTCATCGTACCTACGGATGCTGCTGTGCTGACATTGACCACGTGTTATCCCTTTATTACGATTGGGGATGCGCCTGATCGCTATATTGTCATAGCAAATTTGATTAAAAATAAATAA
- a CDS encoding HAD family hydrolase, producing MAIKLIIFDLDGTLVDSIEGLAASMNKVLSSRGYPEHRVEDYKRFVGNGIKKLVSRGLPEENRDPETVNLCYDKMLLAYQELYAIGMSIYKGIDAVLNELSAKGIILAINTNKNQEMAERVVDGFLSKWNFVKIMGEGAVSTIKPDPEAAIQIASEVGVKPWECIYIGDSEVDLKTAQNAGMHSILVTWGFRTEEELLSHKPEVLIKSPNEILRYV from the coding sequence ATGGCTATTAAACTTATTATCTTTGATCTAGATGGGACTTTGGTTGACTCAATTGAAGGCTTAGCAGCTTCGATGAACAAGGTTTTATCATCAAGAGGCTATCCGGAGCATAGGGTTGAAGATTACAAAAGATTTGTAGGAAATGGAATTAAGAAATTGGTTTCTAGAGGCCTTCCTGAGGAAAATAGAGACCCTGAAACGGTTAATCTATGCTATGATAAAATGCTCCTAGCGTATCAAGAACTCTATGCTATAGGCATGTCAATTTACAAAGGAATCGATGCAGTACTAAATGAACTCAGCGCTAAAGGCATAATACTCGCCATTAATACAAATAAAAATCAAGAAATGGCAGAGAGAGTTGTTGATGGATTCTTGAGCAAATGGAATTTTGTCAAGATCATGGGAGAAGGAGCAGTCAGTACAATTAAACCAGACCCAGAAGCAGCAATTCAAATAGCATCAGAAGTAGGGGTTAAGCCGTGGGAGTGTATTTATATAGGAGATTCTGAGGTGGACTTAAAAACGGCTCAAAATGCAGGAATGCATTCTATTTTAGTAACTTGGGGATTTCGTACGGAAGAAGAACTTTTAAGTCATAAACCAGAGGTATTGATAAAATCACCAAATGAAATCTTGAGATATGTATAA
- a CDS encoding mannose-6-phosphate isomerase, whose translation MYLLLLEPDYKERVWGGQKLNTFLKKEIPFTHTGESWEVACHENGNSIIRNGSLKGMTLKAAIDTYGEELIGNTINKGKKFPLLLKYIDAKDLLSVQVHPDDEYAFVNENGELGKNEAWYILDAEIGSKLYVGLKEGVTKKIFVEAFQQNCLETVLNELEVKKGDVINIPAGLIHAIGTGILLAEVQQNSDTTYRVYDWGRVGLDGEMRELHIEKSLEVIDFEGLHSKSVVEGTKQVEEGYEMTYYIKNKYFSLDKISVSKSYNVLKPSKHFELFMCVEGNAKISCNEGAIDVVHGDSFMVPASIEEYTITGSGAFIRAYVPC comes from the coding sequence ATGTACTTACTATTATTAGAACCGGATTACAAGGAACGAGTATGGGGTGGACAAAAGCTCAATACTTTTTTAAAGAAGGAAATACCCTTTACTCATACGGGAGAAAGTTGGGAAGTGGCCTGCCATGAGAATGGGAATTCAATCATTAGAAACGGCAGCTTAAAGGGGATGACCTTAAAGGCGGCAATCGATACTTATGGTGAGGAATTAATAGGGAACACTATAAATAAAGGGAAGAAATTCCCTCTTCTATTGAAGTATATTGATGCTAAGGACTTGCTTTCCGTTCAGGTTCATCCGGATGATGAGTATGCGTTTGTAAATGAAAATGGAGAACTAGGGAAAAATGAGGCATGGTATATATTAGATGCTGAGATTGGCTCGAAATTATACGTTGGCTTAAAGGAAGGCGTTACAAAGAAAATATTTGTTGAGGCATTTCAACAGAATTGCTTAGAAACAGTTTTAAATGAACTAGAGGTAAAAAAAGGCGATGTAATAAACATCCCTGCTGGACTGATCCATGCGATTGGTACTGGAATTCTGCTTGCAGAGGTCCAACAAAATTCTGATACAACCTATAGAGTTTACGATTGGGGACGTGTCGGTTTAGATGGAGAAATGAGAGAGCTGCATATTGAAAAGTCTCTAGAGGTTATCGACTTTGAAGGATTGCATTCAAAATCTGTAGTAGAAGGTACGAAGCAGGTGGAAGAAGGCTACGAAATGACCTACTATATTAAGAATAAATATTTTTCATTAGATAAAATTAGTGTATCAAAAAGCTATAACGTATTGAAGCCATCAAAACACTTTGAGCTGTTTATGTGTGTCGAAGGGAATGCCAAAATTAGTTGTAACGAAGGCGCAATTGATGTAGTTCATGGAGATTCCTTCATGGTGCCAGCCAGCATTGAGGAGTATACCATAACTGGCAGTGGAGCATTTATAAGAGCTTATGTACCTTGCTAG